Proteins found in one Takifugu rubripes chromosome 15, fTakRub1.2, whole genome shotgun sequence genomic segment:
- the trim37 gene encoding E3 ubiquitin-protein ligase TRIM37 isoform X1: MDEQSVESIAEVFRCFICMEKLRDARLCPHCSKLCCFSCIRRWLTEQRAQCPHCRAPLQLRELVNCRWAEEVTQQLDTLQLCSLTKHEDNDKDKCETHHEKLSVFCWTCKKCICHQCALWGGMHGGHTFKPLVEIYEQHVTKVKEEVAKLRRRLMELISLVQEVERNVEAVRGAKDERVREIRNAVEMMIARLDNQLKNKLITLMGQKTSLTQETELLESLLQEVEHQLHSCSKSELISKSPEILLMFQQVHRKPMQSFVTTPVPPDFTSELVPAYDSSTFVLVNFSTLRQRADPVYSPPLQISGLCWRLKVYPDGNGVVRGNYLSVFLELSAGLPETSKYEYRVEMVHQASSDPTKNIIREFASDFEVGECWGYNRFFRLDLLASEGYLNMQTDTLVLRYQVRSPTFFQKCRDQYWYISQLESAQSGYIQQINNLKERLAIELFRRQTSRSSSPPDLKLAAGNTSSERDPRTMKCDDDSQTTMSNTKKGEEEERTQLDDSNELSDGDLDCLTEEEVNPLDGSSTSGSSTATSNTEENDIDEETMSGENDVDFIGNLETEEGELLDDLAGATGGSSIRCLHRSAGSGAAGGAIGPSNSSLLDIDPVILIQLLDLKERSSVESLWGLQPRPPVSLLHGQAHSHSRKERERRPQVVRRSVPDSGVLIRLKAQMAEVRSKMSTVKSQVMEVRGPDEPRPGPSRGFAVGEVPSHHADSELSACHKPSELDLLGRAATARSRPCCPARKSLSPVLDSSGSVVKKRRNPEEMEMELRGDVTTELSLPLKEGRGGDAILKADSTQLQLLSLGSSSSEQASTSSQQIPVDQPSYGASGTRESIFSLAGPGYVTPRQNCSSRSLGAAMLDCESDNSGNSHQSLLEGASVQAQIIEDPSPSVLVAATSSDSDSDDEALRSNNSRYDNQTPPCTGEQLLSDDMSLPADR; this comes from the exons ATGGATGAACAAAGTGTTGAG AGTATTGCTGAGGTGTTTCGCTGCTTCATCTGCATGGAGAAACTGAGGGATGCCCGTCTTTGCCCTCACTGTTCGAAGctttgctgcttcagctgcataAGA CGTTGGTTGACAGAGCAGAGGGCCCAGTGTCCACACTGTCG GGCACCGCTGCAGCTGAGGGAGCTGGTTAACTGTCGATGGGCTGAAGAAGTCACCCAGCAGCTGGAcaccctgcagctctgcagtctCACCAAGCATGAGGACAATGACAAAGACAA ATGTGAGACCCACCATGAGAAGCTGAGTGTTTTCTGCTGGACATGTAAGAAGTGCATCTGTCACCAGTGTGCTCTTTGGGGCGGCATG CATGGAGGACATACTTTCAAGCCTTTGGTGGAGATCTATGAGCAGCACGTGACCAAAGTGAAGGAGGAGGTCGCTAAGTTGCGTCGACGCCTAATGGAGCTCATCAGTCTGGTGCAGGAAGTG GAGAGAAATGTGGAGGCCGTCAGGGGTGCGAAGGACGAGAGGGTCAGAGAGATTCGAAACGCCGTGGAAATGATGATCGCTCGTCTGGACAACCAGCTGAAGAACAAACTCATCACACTCATGG GCCAGAAAACGTCCTTGACCCAGGAAACGGAGCTACTGGAATCTCTCCTGCAGGAAGTGGAGCATCAG CTTCACTCCTGCAGCAAGAGTGAACTGATTTCAAAGAGTCCGGAGATCCTGCTCATGTTCCAGCAGGTCCATCGGAAACCCATGCAGTCGTTTGTTACTACACCAGTCCCACCAGACTTCACCAG TGAACTGGTTCCAGCTTACGACTCCAGCACATTTGTTCTGGTCAACTTCAG caCTCTACGCCAACGGGCTGACCCAGTATATAGTCCTCCTCTACAAATATCTGGGCTGTGCTGGAGGCTCAAAGTTTACCCG GATGGGAATGGGGTGGTACGGGGGAACTacctgtctgtcttcctggaATTGTCTGCAGGTCTCCCTGAAACATCAAA GTATGAATACCGTGTGGAGATGGTCCATCAAGCCTCCAGCGATCCTACAAAGAACATCATTCGGGAGTTTGCCTCTGACTTTGAAGTTGGCGAATGTTGGGGTTACAACCGATTCTTCAGATTGGACCTTTTGGCCAGTGAAGGTTACCTGAACATGCAGACTGACACGCTGGTTCTCCG CTACCAGGTTCGCTCCCCTACTTTTTTCCAGAAGTGCAGAGATCAGTACTGGTACATCAGCCAGCTGGAGTCGGCCCAGAGTGGCTACATCCAGCAGATCAACAACCTGAAAGAG AGGTTGGCCATAGAGCTCTTTCGCCGTCAGACATCACGGAGCTCCTCGCCTCCTGACCTGAAGCTGGCTGCAGGAAACACTTCCTCAGAAAGAGATCCTCGCACGATGAAGTGTGATGACGACAGCCAGACCACGATGAGCAACACTAAAAAaggcgaagaagaagaaaggacgCAACTGGATGACTCTAAT GAACTGTCTGATGGTGATTTGGACTGTCTGACGGAGGAGGAAGTGAACCCGCTGGatggcagcagcacatcaggcaGCTCCACTGCAACCAGTAACACAGAGGAGAACGACATTGATGAGGAGACGat GTCTGGAGAGAATGATGTAGACTTCATTGGCaacctggagacagaagagggagagcTTCTTGATGACCTGGCTGGGGCAACAG GTGGATCCAGTATTCGTTGTTTACATCGCAGCGCTGGAAGCGGCGCGGCCGGTGGCGCTATCGGTCCCAGTAACAGCAGCCTTCTCGATATTGACCCGGTCATCCTGATCCAGTTGCTCGACCTGAAGGAGCGTAGCAGTGTGGAGTCTCTGTGGGGTCTTCAGCCTCGGCCCCCCGTTTCTCTGCTGCATGGCCAAG CCCACTCACACTCTCGAAAAGAGCGAGAGCGGCGGCCTCAAGTGGTGAGGCGGTCTGTTCCGGACTCGGGGGTGTTAATCCGCCTCAAAGCTCAGATGGCTGAAGTCCGCAGCAAGATGTCCACTGTAAAAAGTCAAGTGATGGAGGTCCGGGGGCCTGATGAGCCCAGGCCGGGCCCATCACGGGGCTTCGCTGTGGGGGAGGTACCCTCTCATCATGCCGATTCAGAGCTGTCAGCTTGTCATAAGCCCAGCgagctggacctgctggggAGAGCAGCTACAGCCCGGTCCAGGCCCTGCTGCCCCG CCAGGAAATCTTTGTCCCCCGTCCTGGACAGCAGTGGTTCTGTGGTTAAGAAGCGACGGAATCcagaagagatggagatggagcttAGAGGAGATGTGACCACAGAGCTCAGTCTCCCTCtgaaagagggaagaggaggagatg CAATTTTGAAGGCCGACAGCACGCAGCTCCAACTTTTATCTCTTGGGAGTTCCTCGTCAGAACAGGCCTCCACCTCCAGTCAGCAGATCCCTGTTGACCAGCCATCCTATGGAGCTTCGGGAACCAGGGAGAGCATCTTCTCCCTGGCGGGACCGGGCTACGTGACACCCAGGCAGAACTGCAGCAGTCGCTCGCTTGG GGCGGCCATGTTGGACTGTGAATCTGATAACTCTGGAAACTCCCATCAGTCTTTGCTGGAAGGAGCTTCTGTGCAGGCACAAATAATTGAAG ATCCGTCGCCATCTGTCCTGGTGGCAGCAACAAGCAGTGAcagtgacagtgatgatgaagcTCTGCGCAGCAACAACTCTCGCTATGATAACCAGACTCCCCCATGCACAG GGGAGCAGCTCCTGTCTGACGACATGAGTCTGCCAGCCGACAGGTGA
- the trim37 gene encoding E3 ubiquitin-protein ligase TRIM37 isoform X2, which produces MDEQSVESIAEVFRCFICMEKLRDARLCPHCSKLCCFSCIRRWLTEQRAQCPHCRAPLQLRELVNCRWAEEVTQQLDTLQLCSLTKHEDNDKDKCETHHEKLSVFCWTCKKCICHQCALWGGMHGGHTFKPLVEIYEQHVTKVKEEVAKLRRRLMELISLVQEVERNVEAVRGAKDERVREIRNAVEMMIARLDNQLKNKLITLMGQKTSLTQETELLESLLQEVEHQLHSCSKSELISKSPEILLMFQQVHRKPMQSFVTTPVPPDFTSELVPAYDSSTFVLVNFSTLRQRADPVYSPPLQISGLCWRLKVYPDGNGVVRGNYLSVFLELSAGLPETSKYEYRVEMVHQASSDPTKNIIREFASDFEVGECWGYNRFFRLDLLASEGYLNMQTDTLVLRYQVRSPTFFQKCRDQYWYISQLESAQSGYIQQINNLKERLAIELFRRQTSRSSSPPDLKLAAGNTSSERDPRTMKCDDDSQTTMSNTKKGEEEERTQLDDSNELSDGDLDCLTEEEVNPLDGSSTSGSSTATSNTEENDIDEETMSGENDVDFIGNLETEEGELLDDLAGATGGSSIRCLHRSAGSGAAGGAIGPSNSSLLDIDPVILIQLLDLKERSSVESLWGLQPRPPVSLLHGQAHSHSRKERERRPQVVRRSVPDSGVLIRLKAQMAEVRSKMSTVKSQVMEVRGPDEPRPGPSRGFAVGEVPSHHADSELSACHKPSELDLLGRAATARSRPCCPARKSLSPVLDSSGSVVKKRRNPEEMEMELRGDVTTELSLPLKEGRGGDAILKADSTQLQLLSLGSSSSEQASTSSQQIPVDQPSYGASGTRESIFSLAGPGYVTPRQNCSSRSLGAAMLDCESDNSGNSHQSLLEGASVQAQIIEDPSPSVLVAATSSDSDSDDEALRSNNSRYDNQTPPCTA; this is translated from the exons ATGGATGAACAAAGTGTTGAG AGTATTGCTGAGGTGTTTCGCTGCTTCATCTGCATGGAGAAACTGAGGGATGCCCGTCTTTGCCCTCACTGTTCGAAGctttgctgcttcagctgcataAGA CGTTGGTTGACAGAGCAGAGGGCCCAGTGTCCACACTGTCG GGCACCGCTGCAGCTGAGGGAGCTGGTTAACTGTCGATGGGCTGAAGAAGTCACCCAGCAGCTGGAcaccctgcagctctgcagtctCACCAAGCATGAGGACAATGACAAAGACAA ATGTGAGACCCACCATGAGAAGCTGAGTGTTTTCTGCTGGACATGTAAGAAGTGCATCTGTCACCAGTGTGCTCTTTGGGGCGGCATG CATGGAGGACATACTTTCAAGCCTTTGGTGGAGATCTATGAGCAGCACGTGACCAAAGTGAAGGAGGAGGTCGCTAAGTTGCGTCGACGCCTAATGGAGCTCATCAGTCTGGTGCAGGAAGTG GAGAGAAATGTGGAGGCCGTCAGGGGTGCGAAGGACGAGAGGGTCAGAGAGATTCGAAACGCCGTGGAAATGATGATCGCTCGTCTGGACAACCAGCTGAAGAACAAACTCATCACACTCATGG GCCAGAAAACGTCCTTGACCCAGGAAACGGAGCTACTGGAATCTCTCCTGCAGGAAGTGGAGCATCAG CTTCACTCCTGCAGCAAGAGTGAACTGATTTCAAAGAGTCCGGAGATCCTGCTCATGTTCCAGCAGGTCCATCGGAAACCCATGCAGTCGTTTGTTACTACACCAGTCCCACCAGACTTCACCAG TGAACTGGTTCCAGCTTACGACTCCAGCACATTTGTTCTGGTCAACTTCAG caCTCTACGCCAACGGGCTGACCCAGTATATAGTCCTCCTCTACAAATATCTGGGCTGTGCTGGAGGCTCAAAGTTTACCCG GATGGGAATGGGGTGGTACGGGGGAACTacctgtctgtcttcctggaATTGTCTGCAGGTCTCCCTGAAACATCAAA GTATGAATACCGTGTGGAGATGGTCCATCAAGCCTCCAGCGATCCTACAAAGAACATCATTCGGGAGTTTGCCTCTGACTTTGAAGTTGGCGAATGTTGGGGTTACAACCGATTCTTCAGATTGGACCTTTTGGCCAGTGAAGGTTACCTGAACATGCAGACTGACACGCTGGTTCTCCG CTACCAGGTTCGCTCCCCTACTTTTTTCCAGAAGTGCAGAGATCAGTACTGGTACATCAGCCAGCTGGAGTCGGCCCAGAGTGGCTACATCCAGCAGATCAACAACCTGAAAGAG AGGTTGGCCATAGAGCTCTTTCGCCGTCAGACATCACGGAGCTCCTCGCCTCCTGACCTGAAGCTGGCTGCAGGAAACACTTCCTCAGAAAGAGATCCTCGCACGATGAAGTGTGATGACGACAGCCAGACCACGATGAGCAACACTAAAAAaggcgaagaagaagaaaggacgCAACTGGATGACTCTAAT GAACTGTCTGATGGTGATTTGGACTGTCTGACGGAGGAGGAAGTGAACCCGCTGGatggcagcagcacatcaggcaGCTCCACTGCAACCAGTAACACAGAGGAGAACGACATTGATGAGGAGACGat GTCTGGAGAGAATGATGTAGACTTCATTGGCaacctggagacagaagagggagagcTTCTTGATGACCTGGCTGGGGCAACAG GTGGATCCAGTATTCGTTGTTTACATCGCAGCGCTGGAAGCGGCGCGGCCGGTGGCGCTATCGGTCCCAGTAACAGCAGCCTTCTCGATATTGACCCGGTCATCCTGATCCAGTTGCTCGACCTGAAGGAGCGTAGCAGTGTGGAGTCTCTGTGGGGTCTTCAGCCTCGGCCCCCCGTTTCTCTGCTGCATGGCCAAG CCCACTCACACTCTCGAAAAGAGCGAGAGCGGCGGCCTCAAGTGGTGAGGCGGTCTGTTCCGGACTCGGGGGTGTTAATCCGCCTCAAAGCTCAGATGGCTGAAGTCCGCAGCAAGATGTCCACTGTAAAAAGTCAAGTGATGGAGGTCCGGGGGCCTGATGAGCCCAGGCCGGGCCCATCACGGGGCTTCGCTGTGGGGGAGGTACCCTCTCATCATGCCGATTCAGAGCTGTCAGCTTGTCATAAGCCCAGCgagctggacctgctggggAGAGCAGCTACAGCCCGGTCCAGGCCCTGCTGCCCCG CCAGGAAATCTTTGTCCCCCGTCCTGGACAGCAGTGGTTCTGTGGTTAAGAAGCGACGGAATCcagaagagatggagatggagcttAGAGGAGATGTGACCACAGAGCTCAGTCTCCCTCtgaaagagggaagaggaggagatg CAATTTTGAAGGCCGACAGCACGCAGCTCCAACTTTTATCTCTTGGGAGTTCCTCGTCAGAACAGGCCTCCACCTCCAGTCAGCAGATCCCTGTTGACCAGCCATCCTATGGAGCTTCGGGAACCAGGGAGAGCATCTTCTCCCTGGCGGGACCGGGCTACGTGACACCCAGGCAGAACTGCAGCAGTCGCTCGCTTGG GGCGGCCATGTTGGACTGTGAATCTGATAACTCTGGAAACTCCCATCAGTCTTTGCTGGAAGGAGCTTCTGTGCAGGCACAAATAATTGAAG ATCCGTCGCCATCTGTCCTGGTGGCAGCAACAAGCAGTGAcagtgacagtgatgatgaagcTCTGCGCAGCAACAACTCTCGCTATGATAACCAGACTCCCCCATGCACAG CCTGA
- the ppm1e gene encoding protein phosphatase 1E has protein sequence MMAGSAAEEKTFRRFLELFHREMRMPLQESDPVPMRPLSDLVTEDEVEGECLDLCLQHLYKYNCPCSLAAALARATADSILQTDLSIHHLNKTVEDGADPIPQLESVKLARLVFNRLFEICCLWMKELPFRRRPQPYYETSIHAIKNMRRKMEDKHIIIPDFNTLFNLQDQDEQAYFAVFDGHGGVDAAIYAANHLHVNLVRQESFSHDPSEALCRAFKLTDEGFVKKARREHLRCGTTGVVTFLRGRTLYVAWLGDSQVILVRRGQVVELMKPHKPDREDEKQRIEALGGCVIWFGTWRVNGSLSVSRAIGDSEHKPYICGDADHNVFPLDGSEDYLILACDGFWDTVIPDEAVRVVSDHLQENSGDTTMVAHKLVASARDAGSSDNITVIVVFLRDPRSPLPTGADDEDEAVVEGEVEEEEVVEVEEAEQEEEEEEEQEDETVRAERGGGEGGSTADVGGKSRGGWPLQQCSAPADLSYEDRKDSLTDRTSLSLGPTLEGRISLTQRSWQPCSNFSPDLFTTARIKRERRFRRRSCIPFQHPSITDPQWPLTAMLLGQSVTQGLRRGYCRRRWGRRWPGTSKQLLGLLPFDHLAPQHERDSNQRPGVAVPHLCHDSTI, from the exons TAACTGCCCGTGCTCCCTGGCTGCAGCCTTGGCCAGAGCCACAGCTGACAGCATCCTTCAGACCGATCTCTCCATCCACCACCTCAATAAGACTGTAGAAGATGGAGCTGACCCAATACCAC agtTGGAGTCGGTGAAGCTGGCCCGGCTGGTGTTCAACAGGCTCTTTGAGATATGCTGCCTGTGGATGAAAGAGTTGCCCTTCCGCCGCCGACCACAGCCATACTATGAAACATCGATCCACGCCATCAAGAACATGAGGCGGAAGATGGAggacaaacacatcatcatccCTGACTTCAACACACTCTTCAATCTTCAG GATCAGGACGAACAGGCCTATTTTGCCGTGTTTGATGGTCACGGTGGCGTGGACGCCGCCATTTATGCTGCCAACCACCTCCATGTGAATCTTGTACGGCAGGAATCCTTCAGCCACGACCCCAGTGAGGCCCTCTGCAGGGCATTCAAGCTTACCGACGAGGGCTTTGTGAAAAAGGCCAGGCGAGAG CACCTGCGCTGTGGCACAACGGGTGTGGTGACCTTCCTGCGGGGTCGGACGTTGTACGTCGCCTGGCTGGGAGACTCCCAGGTCATCCTGGTCCGGAGAGGACAGGTTGTGGAGCTGATGAAACCACACAAGCCAGACAGAGAG gatgaGAAGCAGCGGATCGAGGCTTTGGGAGGTTGTGTAATCTGGTTCGGCACATGGAGGGTTAATGGCAGCCTCTCCGTATCCAGAGCGATAG GCGACTCTGAGCACAAACCCTACATCTGTGGCGACGCAGATCATAATGTCTTCCCATTGGACGGCTCAGAAGACTATCTGATTCTGGCCTGCGATGGCTTCTGGGACACCGTGATTCCAGATGAGGCAGTGCGAGTGGTCAGCGACCACCTCCAGGAGAACAGTGGAGACACAACAATGGTGGCCCACAAGCTGGTGGCCTCAGCCCGTGATGCAGGTTCCAGTGACAACATCACCGTTATTGTGGTCTTTCTACGGGACCCACGCTCCCCGCTCCCCACCGGcgcagatgatgaagacgaggccgtggtggagggagaggtcgaggaggaggaggtggtggaagttgaggaggcggagcaggaagaggaggaggaagaggagcaggaagatgagACGGTCAGGGCAGAGCGTGGCGGCGGCGAGGGGGGAAGCACAGCGGATGTCGGGGGTAAAAGCCGCGGAGGGTGGCCCCTGCAGCAGTGCTCGGCTCCCGCTGACCTCAGCTACGAAGACCGAAAGGACTCGTTGACAGACAGAACCAGCCTCAGTTTAGGGCCCACGCTGGAGGGCCGCATCTCTCTGACCCAGCGTTCTTGGCAGCCATGTTCTAATTTTAGCCCTGATCTGTTCACCACCGCTCGTATTAAACGAGAACGCCGCTTCAGGCGCAGGTCTTGTATTCCTTTTCAGCACCCCAGCATCACGGACCCACAGTGGCCCCTGACAGCCATGCTCTTAGGTCAGTCGGTGACACAGGGCCTTAGGCGTGGTTACTGTCGTCGCCGTTGGGGTCGGAGGTGGCCGGGTACATCCAAGCAACTGCTGGGCCTGTTGCCATTTGACCACTTGGCACCACAGCACGAGCGTGACTCCAACCAGAGGCCCGGTGTGGCAGTGCCTCACCTGTGTCACGATTCCACCATCTGA